The Infirmifilum lucidum DNA segment AATTTTTATCTGTAGTAGTTTTTATTTTACGAAATAAAAGGTTATATTGAAAAGTATTCAATAATTGTGCTGTAAATTGGAGAAGCTGCAATGCCTACTACTATGAGGGTTAGAGCTAGAATTACTGGGAGATTCTCTCTCAGCCCGCCTTCGCGGCTACCTGTGACCAGGGTGTACATGACCCGGAAGTAGTATGCGAACGACACGACGACCGAGAGGAGAAAGCCCAGCCCGAGGACAGTGCTGTACTGGAATAGTCCAACCCCGATGTACAGTTCACTCCAGAACGTGGGGAGCGGGGGCGCGCCCGTAAGCCCTAAAGCTGCGAAGACTACAGTGAGTCTTAGAGCATTATTCTTTGACGCAGCTCCAGACAGTTTTGAGAGTAGCCTCGTCCCGTAGGCTGTCAAGAGCACGCCAGCCACTATGAACAGTGAGGCTTTCAGTAGCCCGTGCGCGAAGATGTGTAGGAAGGCGAATTTTGTGGCGAGAGCGTTCCCGGAGGCCCAGGCTAGCAGGATGTAGTTCACGTTTGCCACACTGCTGAAGGCTAGAAGCCTCTTGAGGTCGTCCTGCCTGTAGGCCGAGAAGTTGCCCACCAGGGCTCCTGCTAGCGCGAGTGGGGCTACAACTGCTCTCGCAAAGGCATCGCTCCCGACAAGCCTGAACACTAGGACAGCCGCAGATTCTATGGCCACTCCCGATAGGACTGCACTGGCCGTGCTCGGCGCAGCCATATGTGCATCTGGTAGCCAGAAGTGGAGGGGGAAGATTGCGGCCTCGACGCCGAAACCCGTGAGTAGTAATACTTTTGCCAGTGGGCTCGCGGAATATACGGCTTCTAGGGACGTACTACCCGTCTCCACGACCACTAGCGTTACTCCGGATAGTGCTAGTGCTGTTCCGGCGCCGCAGAGCATGACATATTTCATAGCAGCCTCCGCCCCCTCTCTGTCTCTATGGTATGCCGTCAAGGCTACAACGGATGCGCTGAGGATCTCCCATGCCATGAAGAGCCTTATGAGGTCAGTCGAAGTTGCGAGCAACACTGAGGACGAGCAGAGGGCGAGGATTAGTGCATTGTGTGCTGACACGTCCTCGTCTACGAGGCTATAGGCTGAGAGCACGGCTACTAGCCCTATGAGTGAGGACGTTAGTCCGATGAGGCCTGCGGGTGATCTCTCTAAGATTGAGCATTGAAGCAAGAAAGCCAGCGCGCACGCAGCGATTGCCGTTGACAGCGCTCTCCGTACTCTCCCTCTAGCCGCCCGGGCCAGGACTAGTAAGAGTCCTCCGGAAAGCGCTGTATAAACCACTAATTCTTCAAACATTTGTCACGTCACCCCTAGAATAACCGTCAGGAGGATTAGGAACAGGCCCATTAACCATAGAGTGTTGACCGAGGGAATACCTCTCTGGAGCTTGACGGAAAGGCTTGAGAGAGACCCCATAATCCTGGAGGCTACTAGCGTGTAGAGAGCATCCACGTAGAACCCTCTGTCGGCAATCCGGGCTAGTGGTAGTACTGCCCTCCTGATGGGCTCTCCCCTCATTTTAACCCAGACTGAATAGGATAGTAGCATGCCTGCGACAACTCCCAGGACTGCGGTTGGGTTTACCTCGGAGAGCTCCGGCTCGACGCCTAGTAGACTGGACGCTGCTACTAGTAGGAAGTAGCCGCCAAGAGTCAGCAGGGCTAGCGCTAGGATAGGTAGCAACATGGACAACTCTTTCTCGCGGGCTCTCCTCGCACCGCAACAGCCCGTGAACAGCCTGAAATAGAGTCTAAAGATGTAGAGTGTCGATAAAAACGAGACAATGAAGACCAGTACTTCCCCCCATGAACCCATGAACCTGTTCCCGAGTGCTGTGAGGATGAGCTCTTTTGAGAAGTAGCCGGGAAGCGGGGGAACGCCGGCGAGACTAAGCGAGCCTATGAGGAAAGCTACCCCTGTTATTCTCAAGCCGCTACTCCACAAGCCCCACACTTTGTCTAGGTCTCGAGTGCCCGACTCGTGGATTATGAGGCCGGCGCACAGGAATAAGAGCGCCTTGAAGAGGGAGTGGGATACCAGGTGGAGCTGGGCCGCCGTCCACGCCCCGAGCCCTAGTGCTAGGAACATGAGTCCGAGGTGGTTAATCGTGCTATAGGCTAGGACTTTCTTGACATCAGAGGCCCCCAGCGCTGAGAGAGCAGATAGGAGCACGGTCGTTATCGAGATCCATGTAATGGCGCTGAGCGCGGCCTCGCTCGAAGATATCAACGGGTAGAATCTAGAGAGCAGGTACACGCCTGCCTTAACCATTGTAGCTGCGTGTATCAAGGCACTCACAGAGGTAGGCCCCTCCATCGCGTCAGGGAGCCACACGAAGAGCGGGAACTGTGCGGATTTGCCAATGGCGGCGAGGACGAGTAAGAGCGCGACTGCTTGCACCTGGCTCCCGAGGCTGGAGAAGGATAATAGTACTGCTGGTATATGCGTAGTTTTGAGTGTTGTCAGCATCATCGCAATGGCTATTATAAGGCCGATGTCCCCAATCCGCGTAACCGTGAAGGCTTTAAGCCCTGCCCTTCTCGCCTCCGGCTTCTCCCACCAGAACGAGATCAGGAGAGCACTACAGACGCCTACGAGCTCCCAGGAGAGGTATAGGATGACTATGTCTGTTGAGAGTACTAGTAGGCTCATGGACGCCACGAAGAGGAGGATTAGAGAATAGTACCTTGTATAGCCTGGGTCGCGCCCCATGTATCCTAGGCTGTAGACAACTATTAGGAACCCGAGGACGTTGACGACGCACAACATAAGTTTCGATAAAGGATCATTGTATAAGGGAAGGCCTATAAGCTGAGACTGCTCCGTGAATACCGCATAGAGTAATGAGAGCACTGCCGCCAGGAGCGACGACGCTACGCTCAAGGCTTCTACAATCCTCCTATTTCTCCCCAGGAGGAGTACAAGTACAGGGGCGGTGAACAGTTCGAGGACGAGTATGTCTGCGTACATGCCTACCACCTCAACTCCGAGACTCTTCGAGGATCTATCGTCTTGAAGCGCTCCCAGACCAGGAGGACTATAGCCATCACGAGAGCCTCAGAGGCCGCGGCTGTCGTGGCGACAAGGAGGAATAAGTCTTGGGCTACTACCCCTGAACCCCTACATGCAAGCCCAAAGAGGAGGAGGGAGCCGAGCACCATGGACTGGATCCCCATAACAACCTTGATCATGTTCCTCGTAGCCGCTATAGCCGCGAGACCTGCTACAACCAGCGTTAGAGCCGTAGATACGACTATGATTTCGCCGCTCACCCCCTACCACCCCGGACGACGTGAAGCCCTCCAAGAAGAACTGTTAACAACAAGACTGCTAAGAGAGCAAAGTCGGTATCTTCTGCAACCCTCAAAGAAACCCCACCCCCCACTTTTATCCGGTTCGTCCCTATCAGTAATAGGAGTGAAAATAGTGTGAGGAACATGAACACTAGAGCTAGGGTGTATACGGTGTCTGTTCTCGCCTCCTCCCTCACGACAACCACCAGCCACACCACCATGAGCGCTACGAGAGCGCCCGCAAAGAAAGCAGCTACGAGCAGCGCCGGAACCCAGCCTGCTAGCTCTGAGATTGCGAGAGCAACTATGGTGCTACCGGCAGACATTGTCAGCAGGCTGAACGTTGTTCTCCTGGAGAACAGAGCCCAGACCACCAAGGCAAGACCTAGTAAACAAGACAATTCCAACATCATACGAGCCACCTCAAGAGGAATGCAAGCGATAACTGGAGAAGCATGAGGGGGAAAAGCCTCCCCCAGAAACGCCTGGCGAGACCAACCGTCCTGACGCGGGTACTCGAGGCGCTCACCAGTGTAATTACGACGCTTACCAGGAGTGCTTTGAGCCCAAACCAGAAGAAACCGGCTGGCGGGCCAAGCACGGGGTAGCCTGGCCCCAGGGGGCCTCCCAGGTAGAACACCGTTACCAACGAGATGCCCCAAGTCATGCTCAGGTCACTGTAGAGCCTCATGTACGCCAGGTTCCTCCCCGAGAACTCTGTGAGCCACCCTGCCGCTATCTCCTGCTTGGCGTGGGGTAAGTCAAAAGGCCTCTTTTCGAGCTTTGCTAGGAGGGCTATCAGCGAGATAATAAACCCTATGGGCTGGTATATTGCTAGAGGCGCGTGCTCTGCCTGGTATCTTACTATGCCCTCCAGGCTTACAGACGATGCCTGGACAACCACAGCGGCTAGGCATAGCGCGAAAACGCTCTCGTACATGCTGTACTGTATTAACAACCTTCCAACGCCCAGCGAAGTATACGGGGTTATAGCGCTGTAGCCTGCTATGGCTATTGTTAAGGTGGACAGTGCCAACAACAGGAAGACTAGTAGAACGTCTCCCTGGAAGTTCAACGGCATAGAGGTTGAAGCTACGGGTATGTATGCCATGCCGAAGATCGGTATTGTTACCGCGAGGACAGGAGCTAGGCGGAGAAGCAGTTTGTCCGCTCCTCTGGGCTCTAGCTCCTCCTTTCCGAGGAGCTTTAGGAAGTCAACCACTGGCTGCAGTAGCCCTCTAGGCCCCGTGTAGAGGGGCCCTACACGGGACTGTACCCTTGCAGTTACCTTCCTCTCGATATACTCGAACCAGAAGGCCATGGCCACCGTGAAGAGTAGGCCCGGGAACACCAGCGCCTGGAATATTACTTCCAGCAAGCAGGGATCACCTCTCCTCGAACAGGTTTATACCTTCGATAAGGATCGCAACCAGGAGAACGAGGAAGAGTAGTAGTGTTTGAGGAGTAGGCTTTAGTACCAGTATAAATGCGACTGCTTCGACTATGAGAAAGAACAGTACAAAGGCGAAAATTCCTGGCACGTAGTACTTCTCCCAGCGCGGGTTAGACGGCATGCCACCCGTGAACGGTTCGTAAGCTTTCTCGGAGTGCCTGCCTTTGGGCGCCAGAAAACCAGAAATAACGTACACTGCTAACACTACGAACAGTATTGAGAGAAAAGCCACAACAGCCCCTACTCTAGGGTCTAGAGGGCCTGCTACCAGGATGGCTCCGGGCAACACCTCCAGTGGAGACCTTCTGACCATTTCGACGGCCTTGGCAGGGCATACATCTGCACACATGCCGCAGTAGATGCACTTGTAGTAGTCGAACTCTGGCGCCTGCTTCTCTACCTCCCTGCCGCCAACTACTCTCTTGCCTACGCTCTTCATGGATATTGCCCCTGGGGGGCACGAGCGGGCGCAGAGCCCACAGCCCAGACACTTCTCCTGGCTGACCCTAGGGTAGCCTCGGCTTGCACCGTTTCCCGTCGCGAGCCCCAAGTCCGCTGTTAGGGGTTTCTCGAAGAGGTTCCTAACAGACATCGCCATTATCCTTACTAGTGAACTGTTCGCCCTCACTTTCTCACCCTTCTCTTCTTCACCTCTGCTAGCAGATCCTCTAGGGTCAAAGTGCGGGAAGTATTCGTGGCAGCGTTGTAGACTTGGATACGATCCATGCAACTAAAGCATGGATCGATGCTCGTCACGATGAGCGGCAAATCTGACAGCGTGGCTCCCTCCAGTATACTGGCCGCGAGCTGGATGTTGGGCAGAGTGGGTGTCCTGATCTTCACTCTATAGGGCGTGTGTGTATTGTTTGAGTTGACGTAGTAGAAGAGCTCGCCCCTGGGGGCTTCTGTTCTCGCGTAGGCTTCGCTCTCCCGGACAGTCCCCATGAAGTACCTCTGGGGAACCGGGTTGCCCGAGGGGATCTTCTCGGCGATCTGCTGGATAATCCTTGCAGACTCCTGTAGCTCCTTCAGCCTTACCAGGACGAGGTTGTACACGTCGCCTCTGTCCGCAGTTACGACCTCGAACTCCAGCTCGCCGTAGGCCCCGTAGGGCTCTATTTTTCTTATATCGTACGGGTCGCCGGCAGCACGCCTCACCGGGCCCACTGTAACATACTTACGGGCTTGTTTGAGGCTGTAGGAGCCGATGTCCCTCGTCCTCTCGACAAACTCGTCTACACTCACTATCTCTTCGAGTACCCTGCTAACTGACTTCTCGAAGTCTGCAGCCCTGCGCGCAATGCCTTTCACGGCCTCGTCGCTTACATCTCTCCTCACTCCACCGATCGTGACAAATGACTTGTGAACTCTATTCCCCGTGATCTCCTCGAGAATATCCATTATTGCCTCCCGCATCCCCCAGACCCACATGAACATCGTCTCGAAGCCCATCCAGTAGCCTACTAGTCCGAGCCAGAGGGAGTGCGAGTGCATTCTCTCAAGTTCGGCTACTAGAGTGCGCAGGTAGAGTGCCCTTTTCGGAGGCCCCAGGTCTAAGAGCTTCTCGACAGCTTCCACGAACGTCCACGCGTGGTGGGTGCTACATATTCCGCAGACCCTCTCGAGTAGGAAAATATCTCTTAGGTATGTCCTAGACTCGGCGGCCTTCTCGATCCCCCTGTGCACGAACCCTATCCTTAGGAAAGCCTTCTTGATAACCTCTCCCTCAACCACCAAACTTATGTGCTCTGGCTCTTTAAGGGCAGGGTGGTAGGGGCCGAACGGGACAACCACGCTCTCGGGAGAGAGGGGTGCAGGCTGCGTGAAGGCTTGAACCTCGCAGCTCTGTGCCTGGGAGATGTATTCCTTTACTGATTCAGGTTTCACTTCTCTAAGAAGGGGAGGCGGGGCTTCCTTGGGGTAGCAGTCTGGCAAGATGAACCTGCCTTGACTGTCCAAGCCTTCGAACTTCACCCCAAAGAGGTCGCTGATTTCTCTCTCGTAGAAAAGTGAGCCGGGAAGCAACGGAGAAATATCTGGTAGAACAGCATTGCTCTTGGGTATTTCGGCTGATAGGTGTTCAACTCTGCCGTTTAGATCCCCGAGGTGGTAGAGGACTTCGAGGTGATCCCCCCTGTCTACAGCAGTTATAGCTATCAAGTGTGAAAAGCCTTGAGCTAGTAGACTGAGTAGTCTCTGCTTTAGTTCGCTAGGAATTACCTGGTGTTTCGCCTGGATTTTAGCGCTCCCCATCTGTCTCGACCCCGTAAAGCCTTGCTAGGGCCTTGAGAAACATCCCCGGGCGGACTGGGCACCCCGGGATCTTTATGTTCACGGGAATAACCTTCTCAGCTCCGCCCACCACGTTGTAGCAATTGGAGAATATGCCCCCGGAGCAAGCACAGGTTCCCAGCGCGACTACAAGTCTCGGCTCTGGCATCTGGTCGTAAATAGTTCTCAGGGACTGGGCCGATTGAGTGGTTACAGGCCCTGTCACGACGAGGACGTCTGCGTGTCTGGGGCTCGGTACTAGTTGTATTCCAAGTCTCTCAATATCGTACCTGGGTGTAAGAGAGGCGACGAATTCTATATCGCAACCATTGCAGCCGCCCGAGTTGAAGTGGTAGACCCATAAGCTCTTACGCCTCAAACGGGACACACCATACTCCACGATTTAATCTATTTCAAAAAAGATATATCAAGTGATTTTAATATCATCTCTTATTAAAAAATCTTTACTCAAATTTTTACATATGACAAAACAAGTCAAGGGCAGAAATCCCTGTTTTTCTCTAACTCAACTAACCTACATAGTCATACAGTAAACTATATATTTACGTTATGTGAATAGAAATTTTTAGAAAAATGAGTACTATGAGGCTCGTTAGAAGAGTGCAACTAACTGGTGGTTCAACATACATAGTCTCTATACCGAAAGAGTGGGCGGCAAGCGTGGGCATATCTAAGGGTAGCCTCGTGACTCTAACCCTAGAGCACGACGGTACTATCAGAGTTATCCCGAGTGCCAAGAAACCCCAGGCAGCCACCACAGCTGAGGTCACCGTCGCTAAGGACACCTCGCAGGGAGCTGTCGTGCGCGAGGTCATGTCCAAGTACCTCGTTGGGTACAAGACTATACACCTGAAGTTTCTACGAGACGACCCCGAGCTAAGAAGAGTTTTGAAGGAGGTCGCCGTTAAAAAGCTCATAGGGGCTGAAGTCCTACACGAGGACTCGCACGAGATGACAATACAGGTTCTAGTCAACATTGAAGACCTCCCTATTTCGAGCATCATCCTCAAGATGAGAGACACGAATAGGAGTGTGCTTAAAGACGCTATGGACGCTATCAGGAGGAGAGCCGCTGGCTCTCTAAACCTCGAGGAGCTCCTCGCACGGGACGACATTGTCGACAAACTCTACCTCTACGGGCTCAGGCAACTTAACACGGCGCTCAAGGGTTATATCAGCCTAGAGGAAATTGGCCTGTCGCGCTCTGAGGAGGTTTTATCGTACAGCATGGTTCTGAAGAACCTGGAGCGCATCGGCGACCATGCAGTAAACATAGCTATTAATACCAGAAATATTCCGGGCGAGTTCCCGGGCCTTGAAGACCTCCTCCTATACGGCGAGGAGGTGACGGCATTCTTCGAGAAGAGTGTAAAAACCTTCCTTAACAGAGACAAGAAAACTGCCAACGATCTACTCGACGCCAAGGCTGTGGAATTGAGGGAGATCGAGAAGAGGCTCACTAGCATATATTCAATCGGTGACGCTCAGCTCCTCACTACTCTCAGGATAATCGCAGGGAGCTACAGGCGCGTGGCAGACTACAGCTCCGACATCTTGGAAGCCACGATCGACCTCTACGACTTGTAGCCGCGGAACCCCACGTCCTCCCTGTAGTAGCCTAGAGTAAAGAATATATGGTACTGAAATACTCATTTATGTACATGCTTGATCTGAAAGTTTCATTACTGAACATTTATTTAATAAAGCCACATGAGATGTACATTGAAGAACGAGTTAGAGCTATTATGGAGGATATGACAGGGAGGGGGGTTCTAATAAAGCCTGTAGTCGTAGAGCGCGGAGAATTCGTCCTGCTCGACGGTCATCACAGGTTTGAGGCTCTCAAGAGGCTGGGCATTAGCATTATCCCGGCAGTCCTGGTGGACTACTGGGATCCAAGAATAGTAGTGAAAAGCTGGGTCAATGGCGCTACTTGCAGTAAGCAAGAAGTCATAAGGCGTGCACTGAGGGGGGATCTCTTCCCACCCCGCACGACACGCCACGTATTTATTGATGGGCTCTACGAGAAGCACATTTCGGAGATTGTTCCTGAAGTGAACATAAATATCTCTAACCTCAAGGCTCTAACTCGATAAACTCCGTGTAGCTACAGTCGCTGCACAGCTCTAGCCCCACAACGTCGAAGAAGCCCGTGAGCTCCAGCCGCACGTCTTCACCCTCGAGGATTGGTAGTTTCAGTGTGATCCTCCTCTCCTTGTCGGAGGGGGCTAGTTGGAGGACAAACCACTTGCCACCGTCTGGAATGCTCCCCTCAAGGCCGCTGGGACCTGACTTCGCGACCACGGAGAATACACGTTCAAACGCTATTTCCCCTTCGCTTTCGAACCCCCCGCTACCGTTTCTTCTCCCGAGGTTCATAAGCATCTTGCCGTCGGCTATCAAGACGAAAAAACCTCTGTAGACCTTCCTACCTCTCCGGACGCGTTTGTGCAGCTCTCCGGATATCCTGAGCCTTGCCAAAGGACTCCTCAAGAAGGCGAGCCTGAACACGTAGTAAATAAAGCTATCGTTTTCTAGCCGTAACGCTCCGCGTAGAATTTCATGTAGTACTTCCTCTCCTCCGCTGTTGACTCGTGTATGTGTCTCAGGACTGCGATTTCTTCTTGGGAGAGCTTCCTCCCTCTTCTCTCCATCATCCTGTTAATCGCGGCTAGCGCCTCGTCAAGCGGTATTTCCTCCAGCCTCCTCCTGTAGAAGCGCGTGAAGCTCGGTATGTATTTCGGGGCCATTTCTGGTGCAATGACGTTCGACGCTACTCCAATTATTGTCCCGGCATTGAGCATTGTCCCGATGCTTACCCTTGCGTGGTCGCCGATAAACGACCCAACCTTGATTTCGCCGGTTCTGATAGACCCTTTCAGGGTATACAATACGATCTCGCCGTAATCGTTCCTGAGGTTACCGGTTATCGCCCCGGCCGCTATGTTGACCCACTCCCCAACATAGGAGTCCCCGAGGAATCCGTCGTGGGCCTTGTTACTGTGCCCGTGTACAATGCTCTCAGAAACTTCTCCGCCGATCCTGCACTTCTCACCGATGCTTGTACCAGCCCTTATTACCGTCGAGGCCCTAACAGTCGTCCCGGCCCCGATGTACGCTGGCCCCTCTATGTACGTGAATGAACCTACTACTGCTCCGGCCTCGATGATCACCGGACCCTTGCTCGTGTCAACAGTGACAGGCGGGATTACCCTGCTCTCAGGGTGAACGTAAAGACGGGAGGGCTCCCCGACTAGGCTTACACCGCTAGGGGTGGCTGGAGTCCAGGGAAGGCGTTTAGCTTCGCGCGGTATAGTGGCGTGCGCGAGCCTAGGGAGATCCCAGAGCCTGATCACCGTAAGCGCTTCCTTCAACTCCTGTGCCCCGAGCCTAGTCGAGGCCTCGGCTACTACTTCCGCCGCATTGGAGGGCTCGTCTATCACGAGCTCCCTTATGCAGGCGTAGACAAGCTTACCCCTGTAGAAGTAGGCCTCGCCGAAGCCGCATTCCACCCCTCCCAGGGGGATGTAGCTCGCGTTTACAGCGATGACGTTCCGCAGGCGGCCCTTCAAGTTTACAGGTATGCCTGTCTGCCTGAACACCAGCTCTGCGAGGTAAGGCCTCGTATAAAGGACGCTAGGTGTGCCCAGGGTTAGTTTTATCTCCTCTAGTACTGTCCTAGGGCCGGCTTTGAGGAGGAAAACAGGGCGGGTAAGGGTTAGCGGCTCTAGGTTTGCCGCGTCCTCGGGGCTTTCGAAAACCACTAGGGTTCTCTCCCTTCCTTCAGCGATAGTGAACACCTATTAGAAGTGTATAGCCTGCGAAATTAAGGTTGCGATATGTAGTTTGAAAACTCTTCGAAGACCTCCATCTCAACTCTTGACTCCAGCATGTCGAGCGCTAGGGACAGTATGTTCCCGACCAGGTGGTCTAGGAGGCTTGAGGGCTCGAAGTGGCTGAAATAGTCCCTGTAGGCTTTCATTATCTCGAGCTTAGCCCCCTCCTCGCCCGTCTTGAAGGCTCTTACGGCGTTCTCGAAGGAAGACCTTATCAGCTGGACGTAGTCTGCGCTTATGTTCACTAGGTGGGCTATCCTAGCTATGCTCGCTATCACGTCTCCAACTCTCTCCAGGGTCTTCCCGTAATTGAAGAGGGGGAGTAGGAGGGCCTTATTCCGGACGCCTACTTTCGGAGAGTACCAGCTGTACATTATGGATAAGGCTACCTGTCGGCTTAGGAGGAAGTAGAACTTGTCTATTTCCTCGTCTCTCTCTATGATGTCCCTGAGGTACGACGTATCGCCCGTAGCTACGAACTCCTCTAAATCCCTTATGCTATTGAGTACTAGAACCTCCATCCTGCCCAAGACCTTCGGTATCTCAATCAAGGACGCGTCAGCAACCATCTGCAGGAGGATGTAGTCAGACCCTTCCTCGAACACTTCGAGGCCAACAAGCCTCTTAAGGGTCTTTCGCACGCTGTCGCGGAGCTCTGGAGTCACTCTCCCCGACCTCGAGACGACCTTGATAGAAGTGTATCCCGCCTGATAGAGCGCTATAATCATTCTTTCAAGGGAGTCCTCGTCCCCAGGCGTCGCCTCCAGCACTTTCACCTCCTCCTTGAACTGCTCGTGCCGTCGCACCGGAGATATTAATAGATAGTTGTCGTAGTCCTCGACGAAGACGGTGTCCCCCTCCTTCAGGTTGTTCTTCTCGACCCATGTTCTAGGCAGTGTTATCGACAGGCTCGCTCTTCCCAGCCTGATTATTCTCCTGGCCAGACTCATACATAACATGTATATACATGCATTAATAAATTAGTTTTGTATAGGGAGTACACTTATAGGCTTAGTACTGTGCTGTTTTAACA contains these protein-coding regions:
- a CDS encoding NADH-quinone oxidoreductase subunit B family protein, yielding MRRKSLWVYHFNSGGCNGCDIEFVASLTPRYDIERLGIQLVPSPRHADVLVVTGPVTTQSAQSLRTIYDQMPEPRLVVALGTCACSGGIFSNCYNVVGGAEKVIPVNIKIPGCPVRPGMFLKALARLYGVETDGER
- a CDS encoding phosphate uptake regulator PhoU, which encodes MSTMRLVRRVQLTGGSTYIVSIPKEWAASVGISKGSLVTLTLEHDGTIRVIPSAKKPQAATTAEVTVAKDTSQGAVVREVMSKYLVGYKTIHLKFLRDDPELRRVLKEVAVKKLIGAEVLHEDSHEMTIQVLVNIEDLPISSIILKMRDTNRSVLKDAMDAIRRRAAGSLNLEELLARDDIVDKLYLYGLRQLNTALKGYISLEEIGLSRSEEVLSYSMVLKNLERIGDHAVNIAINTRNIPGEFPGLEDLLLYGEEVTAFFEKSVKTFLNRDKKTANDLLDAKAVELREIEKRLTSIYSIGDAQLLTTLRIIAGSYRRVADYSSDILEATIDLYDL
- a CDS encoding complex I subunit 1/NuoH family protein, encoding MLEVIFQALVFPGLLFTVAMAFWFEYIERKVTARVQSRVGPLYTGPRGLLQPVVDFLKLLGKEELEPRGADKLLLRLAPVLAVTIPIFGMAYIPVASTSMPLNFQGDVLLVFLLLALSTLTIAIAGYSAITPYTSLGVGRLLIQYSMYESVFALCLAAVVVQASSVSLEGIVRYQAEHAPLAIYQPIGFIISLIALLAKLEKRPFDLPHAKQEIAAGWLTEFSGRNLAYMRLYSDLSMTWGISLVTVFYLGGPLGPGYPVLGPPAGFFWFGLKALLVSVVITLVSASSTRVRTVGLARRFWGRLFPLMLLQLSLAFLLRWLV
- a CDS encoding ParB N-terminal domain-containing protein; the protein is MLDLKVSLLNIYLIKPHEMYIEERVRAIMEDMTGRGVLIKPVVVERGEFVLLDGHHRFEALKRLGISIIPAVLVDYWDPRIVVKSWVNGATCSKQEVIRRALRGDLFPPRTTRHVFIDGLYEKHISEIVPEVNINISNLKALTR
- a CDS encoding NADH-quinone oxidoreductase subunit NuoK — protein: MSGEIIVVSTALTLVVAGLAAIAATRNMIKVVMGIQSMVLGSLLLFGLACRGSGVVAQDLFLLVATTAAASEALVMAIVLLVWERFKTIDPRRVSELRW
- a CDS encoding complex I subunit 5 family protein, with the protein product MFEELVVYTALSGGLLLVLARAARGRVRRALSTAIAACALAFLLQCSILERSPAGLIGLTSSLIGLVAVLSAYSLVDEDVSAHNALILALCSSSVLLATSTDLIRLFMAWEILSASVVALTAYHRDREGAEAAMKYVMLCGAGTALALSGVTLVVVETGSTSLEAVYSASPLAKVLLLTGFGVEAAIFPLHFWLPDAHMAAPSTASAVLSGVAIESAAVLVFRLVGSDAFARAVVAPLALAGALVGNFSAYRQDDLKRLLAFSSVANVNYILLAWASGNALATKFAFLHIFAHGLLKASLFIVAGVLLTAYGTRLLSKLSGAASKNNALRLTVVFAALGLTGAPPLPTFWSELYIGVGLFQYSTVLGLGFLLSVVVSFAYYFRVMYTLVTGSREGGLRENLPVILALTLIVVGIAASPIYSTIIEYFSI
- a CDS encoding hydrogenase large subunit is translated as MGSAKIQAKHQVIPSELKQRLLSLLAQGFSHLIAITAVDRGDHLEVLYHLGDLNGRVEHLSAEIPKSNAVLPDISPLLPGSLFYEREISDLFGVKFEGLDSQGRFILPDCYPKEAPPPLLREVKPESVKEYISQAQSCEVQAFTQPAPLSPESVVVPFGPYHPALKEPEHISLVVEGEVIKKAFLRIGFVHRGIEKAAESRTYLRDIFLLERVCGICSTHHAWTFVEAVEKLLDLGPPKRALYLRTLVAELERMHSHSLWLGLVGYWMGFETMFMWVWGMREAIMDILEEITGNRVHKSFVTIGGVRRDVSDEAVKGIARRAADFEKSVSRVLEEIVSVDEFVERTRDIGSYSLKQARKYVTVGPVRRAAGDPYDIRKIEPYGAYGELEFEVVTADRGDVYNLVLVRLKELQESARIIQQIAEKIPSGNPVPQRYFMGTVRESEAYARTEAPRGELFYYVNSNNTHTPYRVKIRTPTLPNIQLAASILEGATLSDLPLIVTSIDPCFSCMDRIQVYNAATNTSRTLTLEDLLAEVKKRRVRK
- a CDS encoding putative sugar nucleotidyl transferase, which gives rise to MFTIAEGRERTLVVFESPEDAANLEPLTLTRPVFLLKAGPRTVLEEIKLTLGTPSVLYTRPYLAELVFRQTGIPVNLKGRLRNVIAVNASYIPLGGVECGFGEAYFYRGKLVYACIRELVIDEPSNAAEVVAEASTRLGAQELKEALTVIRLWDLPRLAHATIPREAKRLPWTPATPSGVSLVGEPSRLYVHPESRVIPPVTVDTSKGPVIIEAGAVVGSFTYIEGPAYIGAGTTVRASTVIRAGTSIGEKCRIGGEVSESIVHGHSNKAHDGFLGDSYVGEWVNIAAGAITGNLRNDYGEIVLYTLKGSIRTGEIKVGSFIGDHARVSIGTMLNAGTIIGVASNVIAPEMAPKYIPSFTRFYRRRLEEIPLDEALAAINRMMERRGRKLSQEEIAVLRHIHESTAEERKYYMKFYAERYG
- a CDS encoding NADH-quinone oxidoreductase subunit 5 family protein codes for the protein MYADILVLELFTAPVLVLLLGRNRRIVEALSVASSLLAAVLSLLYAVFTEQSQLIGLPLYNDPLSKLMLCVVNVLGFLIVVYSLGYMGRDPGYTRYYSLILLFVASMSLLVLSTDIVILYLSWELVGVCSALLISFWWEKPEARRAGLKAFTVTRIGDIGLIIAIAMMLTTLKTTHIPAVLLSFSSLGSQVQAVALLLVLAAIGKSAQFPLFVWLPDAMEGPTSVSALIHAATMVKAGVYLLSRFYPLISSSEAALSAITWISITTVLLSALSALGASDVKKVLAYSTINHLGLMFLALGLGAWTAAQLHLVSHSLFKALLFLCAGLIIHESGTRDLDKVWGLWSSGLRITGVAFLIGSLSLAGVPPLPGYFSKELILTALGNRFMGSWGEVLVFIVSFLSTLYIFRLYFRLFTGCCGARRAREKELSMLLPILALALLTLGGYFLLVAASSLLGVEPELSEVNPTAVLGVVAGMLLSYSVWVKMRGEPIRRAVLPLARIADRGFYVDALYTLVASRIMGSLSSLSVKLQRGIPSVNTLWLMGLFLILLTVILGVT
- a CDS encoding 4Fe-4S binding protein, which gives rise to MRANSSLVRIMAMSVRNLFEKPLTADLGLATGNGASRGYPRVSQEKCLGCGLCARSCPPGAISMKSVGKRVVGGREVEKQAPEFDYYKCIYCGMCADVCPAKAVEMVRRSPLEVLPGAILVAGPLDPRVGAVVAFLSILFVVLAVYVISGFLAPKGRHSEKAYEPFTGGMPSNPRWEKYYVPGIFAFVLFFLIVEAVAFILVLKPTPQTLLLFLVLLVAILIEGINLFEER